The proteins below are encoded in one region of Gadus macrocephalus chromosome 14, ASM3116895v1:
- the LOC132471698 gene encoding aggrecan core protein-like isoform X1, giving the protein MWKRIAILSVCLNIISASFDYMYDDVSFLDPEEVLSVSIPLEGPQHSLLGGSLILPCYFQDLTVNDPGAPTITPLSHRIKWSRVTKEKTTTVLVAMEGRVRVDINYLDRVQMVGYPSTPSDASIKMSELRSNDTGIYRCEVQQGIEDHHDTVHVQVQGIVFHYRAITTRYSLTFEKAKAACIQNSAVIATPEQLQAAYDDGFHQCDAGWLSDQTVRYPIHDPREKCYGDKDDLPGVRTYGVREVNETYDVYCFAEKMTGRVFYSGSPAKFTHAQAVDQCSQQGAQLATTGQLYLAWQGGMDVCNAGWLADMSVRYPINVRRPQCGGGLLGVRTVYLHANQTGYPLLETRYDAICYTESPDEESSGMESFTEVDSSILSVATVNMTPLVLFGATKGSEAVGEVVTQQPPTFDYTQSPTESSLTQPPDVKEDIHKVIEKVTTRTHINREPGKGFVMPSTGLVFHYRSGAGRYAFSFVEAQLACQSIGASIATADQLQAEYRAGYHQCDAGWLLDQTVRYPIVSPRDKCAGDLMEQPGVRSYGLRPADERYDVYCYVDGLKGEVFHVSSAEGFTYDEALSRCQEENATLASTGELYATWKMGFDKCRAGWLLDRSVRYPINNPRAQCGAGKSGVHTVYTHSNQTGYPDPYAKYDAYCFKVDILLIANETGLNITEIQEALLNLTSINDLLKIASPSIALPIPVEPSGSGSGSADYGSGLGVSMASGDHSGDLSASGSGTGPGSGDTSGSGDDSGSGVMPGSGDPSGSGEQSGSGAMPGSGDPTGSGDPSGSEVLSGPGDMSGSWVLSGSGDLSGSGVLSGSGELSGSGAMPGSGELSSSGDMSGSGDLSGSGDLSGSKVLSGSGDHITSGDMSGSGDLSGSGDLYGSKVLSGSGDHITSGDMSGSGQQSGSGSAELPSGGSGLSGDNLSGSEGSGLASVIKVIFSGSGSFLSGEGSASGGPQEAGKGSTEIITYLPDSSSGMFSGSREQAGSGCSSGESGSPSSDISGSGTSCGTSDPGSAQELSGFSGFPLAFSASGSASGSSGEESGNREVRILLVDGELVDVSTSVDKEFELGGGLLEFSGSGGISGSGMPSGLSSSGSGEGSGFFSGVTFDGSGLTDLTESSSGEGEASGVLLYGSGQESSGDLSGFGPSGSGSGSGIGSGISGYGISGSGISGSGISGYGISGSGISGSGISGSESSTSEEEGSVTFLYGNEMTEQSTTATQFLELGLGSAEYSGDGSTGRSFFSGSGNSRSGNVISPTTSGGSSGDTSGKPLVIPTTSADRELTESTAEPEVGNTLKVETAEDLYGSIRPDIAPAALAVNVTQPPATTLQAPSVTEGVNEVDVCHSNPCANGATCVESADSYKCLCLPSYGGDRCEIDEQKCEEGWTKFQGNCYLHFFARETWLDAEQHCRDIDSHLVSIITPEEQDFVNSNAQDYQWIGLNDKTVENDFRWTDGTPLQYVNWRPNQPDNYFNSGEDCVVMIWHEQGQWNDVPCNYHLPFTCKKGPVLCGSPPEVENASKYGDKKEYYPVKSIVRYQCNAGYRQRHTPVVHCKPDGQWEKPQVQCTAVKGKPTLQRRTTRAREESSINELL; this is encoded by the exons G GAATCGTTTTCCACTATCGTGCCATAACTACTCGCTACAGTTTAACTTTTGAAAAAGCCAAGGCTGCCTGCATCCAGAATAGTGCAGTCATTGCTACCCCAGAACAGCTACAGGCTGCTTATGATGATGGATTCCACCAATGTGATGCTGGCTGGCTCTCTGATCAAACTGTCAG GTACCCCATTCATGATCCGCGAGAGAAATGCTATGGTGATAAAGATGACCTTCCTGGGGTCAGGACCTATGGAGTGAGAGAAGTCAACGAGACTTATGACGTCTACTGTTTCGCTGAGAAGATGACAG GCAGAGTTTTCTACAGCGGTTCTCCGGCTAAGTTCACCCATGCCCAGGCTGTGGATCAGTGCTCTCAGCAGGGGGCTCAGCTGGCCACTACGGGGCAGCTTTACCTGGCTTGGCAGGGAGGCATGGATGTCTGTAACGCCGGCTGGCTGGCCGACATGAGCGTCCGTTACCCCATCAATGTCCGGAGGCCGCAATGCGGAGGGGGTCTGCTGGGGGTACGCACTGTCTACCTGCATGCCAACCAAACAGGGTACCCCCTTCTGGAGACCCGCTACGACGCCATCTGCTACACAG AGTCCCCAGACGAAGAAAGCTCAGGCATGGAATCCTTTACAGAAGTGGACAGCAGCATTCTGAGTGTTGCCACGGTAAACATGACCCCCCTGGTTCTGTTTGGCGCCACAAAGGGAAGCGAAGCGGTCGGTGAGGTGGTGACTCAGCAGCCGCCCACCTTTGACTACACGCAGAGCCCGACCGAGTCGTCCCTGACCCAGCCGCCCGACGTCAAAGAGGACATCCACAAGGTTATAGAGAAGGTCACGACCAGGACTCACATCAACAGGGAGCCGGGCAAAGGCTTTGTGATGCCGTCGACCG GCCTGGTGTTCCATTACCGTTCAGGCGCTGGTCGCTATGCGTTTTCATTCGTGGAGGCACAGCTGGCGTGCCAGAGTATCGGGGCATCCATTGCCACCGCAGATCAACTTCAGGCCGAATACAGGGCTGGATATCACCAGTGTGACGCAGGCTGGTTACTGGATCAGACAGTCAG GTACCCCATTGTGTCTCCTCGTGATAAGTGCGCAGGAGACCTGATGGAGCAGCCCGGGGTCAGGTCCTACGGCTTGAGACCCGCAGACGAGCGCTATGATGTGTATTGCTACGTTGATGGGCTCAAAG GTGAGGTGTTCCACGTCAGTTCCGCTGAAGGTTTCACGTATGATGAGGCGCTCTCTCGCTGTCAGGAGGAGAATGCCACCCTGGCCTCCACAGGAGAGCTGTACGCCACATGGAAAATGGGCTTTGATAAGTGTCGTGCGGGCTGGCTCCTTGACCGCAGTGTTCGTTACCCCATCAACAACCCCCGGGCGCAATGTGGGGCAGGGAAGTCAGGAGTGCACACAGTTTATACTCACTCCAACCAGACTGGATACCCTGACCCTTACGCCAAATATGATGCCTATTGTTTCAAGG TGGATATTTTGCTCATCGCAAATGAAACTGGATTGAACATCACAGAGATCCAAGAAGCTTTGTTAAACCTTACATCAATCAATGATTTGCTCAAGATTG CATCTCCTTCCATTGCCCTGCCCATCCCTGTGGAGCCTTCAGGTTCTGGATCAGGCTCAGCGGATTATGGGTCTGGTCTGGGTGTCAGCATGGCCTCTGGTGATCACTCTGGAGACCTATCAGCATCTGGATCTGGGACAGGGCCCGGCTCTGGTGACACATCTGGTTCCGGGGATGATTCAGGATCTGGTGTTATGCCTGGGTCTGGTGACCCGTCTGGTTCCGGGGAACAGTCAGGATCTGGTGCTATGCCCGGGTCTGGTGACCCAACTGGATCAGGAGACCCGTCTGGTTCCGAGGTCCTATCTGGTCCGGGAGACATGTCTGGTTCTTGGGTCCTATCTGGTTCCGGGGACTTGTCTGGTTCTGGGGTCCTATCTGGTTCTGGAGAACTGTCTGGATCCGGTGCCATGCCTGGTTCTGGTGAATTATCAAGTTCTGGAGACATGTCTGGTTCTGGAGACCTGTCTGGTTCTGGAGACCTATCTGGTTCTAAGGTCTTATCTGGATCCGGAGACCACATTACTTCAGGAGACATGTCTGGTTCTGGAGACCTGTCTGGTTCTGGAGACCTATATGGTTCTAAGGTCTTATCTGGATCCGGAGACCACATTACTTCAGGAGACATGTCTGGATCTGGACAGCAGTCTGGCAGTGGAAGCGCTGAACTTCCTAGTGGAGGATCTGGATTGAGCGGCGACAACCTTTCTGGATCCGAGGGCAGTGGATTGGCATCAGTCATCAAAGTAATTTTCTCAGGTAGTGGTAGTTTTCTGTCTGGAGAAGGCTCTGCTTCAGGAGGACCTCAAGAGGCAGGAAAGGGAAGCACAGAGATCATTACGTACCTTCCTGACAGCAGCTCTGGGATGTTTAGTGGCAGTAGGGAGCAGGCAGGATCCGGTTGTAGCTCTGGTGAGAGTGGCTCTCCCTCCTCAGACATATCTGGAAGTGGAACATCTTGCGGCACGTCTGATCCTGGCTCAGCCCAAGAGCTTTCTGGGTTCAGTGGGTTCCCATTAGCATTCTCAGCCTCAGGAAGTGCCAGCGGATCATCAGGAGAGGAATCAGGCAATAGAGAGGTTCGCATCCTACTGGTAGATGGTGAACTGGTTGACGTTTCCACCTCAGTCGATAAGGAGTTTGAGCTGGGGGGAGGTCTGCTTGAGTTCAGTGGTTCTGGAGGCATTTCAGGATCAGGCATGCCAAGTGGTCTGAGTAGTTCAGGCTCTGGAGAGGGCTCTGGGTTCTTCTCGGGTGTGACCTTTGATGGATCAGGGTTAACTGACCTCACAGAGTCATCCTCTGGAGAAGGGGAGGCTTCTGGGGTTTTATTATATGGTTCTGGACAAGAGAGTAGTGGAGACCTGTCTGGATTTGGACCCTCTGGTTCCGGGTCAGGCTCAGGGATTGGCTCTGGAATCTCTGGATATGGTATCTCTGGATCTGGAATCTCTGGATCTGGAATCTCTGGATATGGTATCTCTGGATCTGGAATCTCTGGATCTGGAATCTCTGGATCTGAGTCGTCTACTAGCGAAGAAGAGGGCAGTGTAACATTCTTATATGGAAATGAGATGACAGAGCAGTCCACCACAGCCACTCAATTCCTTGAGCTCGGACTAGGGTCAGCGGAGTATAGTGGAGACGGAAGCACCGGCAGAAGCTTCTTCTCCGGTAGTGGGAATAGTAGGAGTGGGAACGTCATCTCACCCACAACCAGTGGTGGCTCATCGGGGGATACCTCTGGAAAACCCCTGGTTATACCCACTACATCTGCTGACAGGGAGCTCACAGAAAGCACAGCAGAGCCAGAAGTGGGGAACACGCTCAAGGTAGAGACTGCAGAAGATTTGTATGGGAGCATTAGACCTGACATTGCACCAGCCGCACTGGCTGTCAATGTCACCCAACCCCCGGCCACCACCCTTCAGGCACCGAGCGTCACTGAAGGAGTAAATG AAGTAGATGTGTGCCATTCCAACCCCTGTGCCAACGGAGCCACCTGTGTGGAAAGTGCCGACTCTTACAAATGCTTATGCCTGCCCAGTTATGGAGGGGATCGCTGTGAGATTG ATGAACAAAAGTGCGAAGAGGGCTGGACTAAATTCCAGGGCAACTGCTACCTGCACTTCTTTGCAAGAGAGACGTGGTTGGATGCAGAGCAGCACTGCAGGGACATTGATTCTCATCTGGTCAGCATTATCACCCCCGAGGAGCAAGACTTTGTCAACT CAAACGCACAGGACTACCAGTGGATTGGGCTGAATGATAAAACAGTGGAGAACGACTTCCGCTGGACGGATGGCACCCCACTG CAATACGTGAACTGGAGGCCCAACCAGCCAGATAACTACTTCAACTCGGGGGAGGACTGTGTGGTGATGATCTGGCACGAGCAGGGCCAGTGGAACGACGTGCCCTGCAACTACCACCTGCCGTTCACCTGCAAGAAAGGCCCAG TCTTATGTGGCTCACCGCCAGAGGTGGAGAACGCCAGCAAGTATGGGGATAAGAAGGAGTACTACCCGGTCAAATCCATCGTCCGCTACCAGTGCAACGCAGGCTACAGACAGCGACATACCCCAGTGGTACATTGCAAGCCGGATGGACAGTGGGAGAAACCGCAGGTTCAATGTACTGCCG TGAAGGGAAAGCCAACACTACAGCGGAGAACCACCAGGGCCAGAGAAGAATCATCCATCAACGAGCTTCTCTAA
- the LOC132471698 gene encoding aggrecan core protein-like isoform X2, producing the protein MWKRIAILSVCLNIISASFDYMYDDVSFLDPEEVLSVSIPLEGPQHSLLGGSLILPCYFQDLTVNDPGAPTITPLSHRIKWSRVTKEKTTTVLVAMEGRVRVDINYLDRVQMVGYPSTPSDASIKMSELRSNDTGIYRCEVQQGIEDHHDTVHVQVQGIVFHYRAITTRYSLTFEKAKAACIQNSAVIATPEQLQAAYDDGFHQCDAGWLSDQTVRYPIHDPREKCYGDKDDLPGVRTYGVREVNETYDVYCFAEKMTGRVFYSGSPAKFTHAQAVDQCSQQGAQLATTGQLYLAWQGGMDVCNAGWLADMSVRYPINVRRPQCGGGLLGVRTVYLHANQTGYPLLETRYDAICYTESPDEESSGMESFTEVDSSILSVATVNMTPLVLFGATKGSEAVGEVVTQQPPTFDYTQSPTESSLTQPPDVKEDIHKVIEKVTTRTHINREPGKGFVMPSTGLVFHYRSGAGRYAFSFVEAQLACQSIGASIATADQLQAEYRAGYHQCDAGWLLDQTVRYPIVSPRDKCAGDLMEQPGVRSYGLRPADERYDVYCYVDGLKGEVFHVSSAEGFTYDEALSRCQEENATLASTGELYATWKMGFDKCRAGWLLDRSVRYPINNPRAQCGAGKSGVHTVYTHSNQTGYPDPYAKYDAYCFKVDILLIANETGLNITEIQEALLNLTSINDLLKIASPSIALPIPVEPSGSGSGSADYGSGLGVSMASGDHSGDLSASGSGTGPGSGDTSGSGDDSGSGVMPGSGDPSGSGEQSGSGAMPGSGDPTGSGDPSGSEVLSGPGDMSGSWVLSGSGDLSGSGVLSGSGELSGSGAMPGSGELSSSGDMSGSGDLSGSGDLSGSKVLSGSGDHITSGDMSGSGDLSGSGDLYGSKVLSGSGDHITSGDMSGSGQQSGSGSAELPSGGSGLSGDNLSGSEGSGLASVIKVIFSGSGSFLSGEGSASGGPQEAGKGSTEIITYLPDSSSGMFSGSREQAGSGCSSGESGSPSSDISGSGTSCGTSDPGSAQELSGFSGFPLAFSASGSASGSSGEESGNREVRILLVDGELVDVSTSVDKEFELGGGLLEFSGSGGISGSGMPSGLSSSGSGEGSGFFSGVTFDGSGLTDLTESSSGEGEASGVLLYGSGQESSGDLSGFGPSGSGSGSGIGSGISGYGISGSGISGSGISGYGISGSGISGSGISGSESSTSEEEGSVTFLYGNEMTEQSTTATQFLELGLGSAEYSGDGSTGRSFFSGSGNSRSGNVISPTTSGGSSGDTSGKPLVIPTTSADRELTESTAEPEVGNTLKVETAEDLYGSIRPDIAPAALAVNVTQPPATTLQAPSVTEGVNDVCHSNPCANGATCVESADSYKCLCLPSYGGDRCEIDEQKCEEGWTKFQGNCYLHFFARETWLDAEQHCRDIDSHLVSIITPEEQDFVNSNAQDYQWIGLNDKTVENDFRWTDGTPLQYVNWRPNQPDNYFNSGEDCVVMIWHEQGQWNDVPCNYHLPFTCKKGPVLCGSPPEVENASKYGDKKEYYPVKSIVRYQCNAGYRQRHTPVVHCKPDGQWEKPQVQCTAVKGKPTLQRRTTRAREESSINELL; encoded by the exons G GAATCGTTTTCCACTATCGTGCCATAACTACTCGCTACAGTTTAACTTTTGAAAAAGCCAAGGCTGCCTGCATCCAGAATAGTGCAGTCATTGCTACCCCAGAACAGCTACAGGCTGCTTATGATGATGGATTCCACCAATGTGATGCTGGCTGGCTCTCTGATCAAACTGTCAG GTACCCCATTCATGATCCGCGAGAGAAATGCTATGGTGATAAAGATGACCTTCCTGGGGTCAGGACCTATGGAGTGAGAGAAGTCAACGAGACTTATGACGTCTACTGTTTCGCTGAGAAGATGACAG GCAGAGTTTTCTACAGCGGTTCTCCGGCTAAGTTCACCCATGCCCAGGCTGTGGATCAGTGCTCTCAGCAGGGGGCTCAGCTGGCCACTACGGGGCAGCTTTACCTGGCTTGGCAGGGAGGCATGGATGTCTGTAACGCCGGCTGGCTGGCCGACATGAGCGTCCGTTACCCCATCAATGTCCGGAGGCCGCAATGCGGAGGGGGTCTGCTGGGGGTACGCACTGTCTACCTGCATGCCAACCAAACAGGGTACCCCCTTCTGGAGACCCGCTACGACGCCATCTGCTACACAG AGTCCCCAGACGAAGAAAGCTCAGGCATGGAATCCTTTACAGAAGTGGACAGCAGCATTCTGAGTGTTGCCACGGTAAACATGACCCCCCTGGTTCTGTTTGGCGCCACAAAGGGAAGCGAAGCGGTCGGTGAGGTGGTGACTCAGCAGCCGCCCACCTTTGACTACACGCAGAGCCCGACCGAGTCGTCCCTGACCCAGCCGCCCGACGTCAAAGAGGACATCCACAAGGTTATAGAGAAGGTCACGACCAGGACTCACATCAACAGGGAGCCGGGCAAAGGCTTTGTGATGCCGTCGACCG GCCTGGTGTTCCATTACCGTTCAGGCGCTGGTCGCTATGCGTTTTCATTCGTGGAGGCACAGCTGGCGTGCCAGAGTATCGGGGCATCCATTGCCACCGCAGATCAACTTCAGGCCGAATACAGGGCTGGATATCACCAGTGTGACGCAGGCTGGTTACTGGATCAGACAGTCAG GTACCCCATTGTGTCTCCTCGTGATAAGTGCGCAGGAGACCTGATGGAGCAGCCCGGGGTCAGGTCCTACGGCTTGAGACCCGCAGACGAGCGCTATGATGTGTATTGCTACGTTGATGGGCTCAAAG GTGAGGTGTTCCACGTCAGTTCCGCTGAAGGTTTCACGTATGATGAGGCGCTCTCTCGCTGTCAGGAGGAGAATGCCACCCTGGCCTCCACAGGAGAGCTGTACGCCACATGGAAAATGGGCTTTGATAAGTGTCGTGCGGGCTGGCTCCTTGACCGCAGTGTTCGTTACCCCATCAACAACCCCCGGGCGCAATGTGGGGCAGGGAAGTCAGGAGTGCACACAGTTTATACTCACTCCAACCAGACTGGATACCCTGACCCTTACGCCAAATATGATGCCTATTGTTTCAAGG TGGATATTTTGCTCATCGCAAATGAAACTGGATTGAACATCACAGAGATCCAAGAAGCTTTGTTAAACCTTACATCAATCAATGATTTGCTCAAGATTG CATCTCCTTCCATTGCCCTGCCCATCCCTGTGGAGCCTTCAGGTTCTGGATCAGGCTCAGCGGATTATGGGTCTGGTCTGGGTGTCAGCATGGCCTCTGGTGATCACTCTGGAGACCTATCAGCATCTGGATCTGGGACAGGGCCCGGCTCTGGTGACACATCTGGTTCCGGGGATGATTCAGGATCTGGTGTTATGCCTGGGTCTGGTGACCCGTCTGGTTCCGGGGAACAGTCAGGATCTGGTGCTATGCCCGGGTCTGGTGACCCAACTGGATCAGGAGACCCGTCTGGTTCCGAGGTCCTATCTGGTCCGGGAGACATGTCTGGTTCTTGGGTCCTATCTGGTTCCGGGGACTTGTCTGGTTCTGGGGTCCTATCTGGTTCTGGAGAACTGTCTGGATCCGGTGCCATGCCTGGTTCTGGTGAATTATCAAGTTCTGGAGACATGTCTGGTTCTGGAGACCTGTCTGGTTCTGGAGACCTATCTGGTTCTAAGGTCTTATCTGGATCCGGAGACCACATTACTTCAGGAGACATGTCTGGTTCTGGAGACCTGTCTGGTTCTGGAGACCTATATGGTTCTAAGGTCTTATCTGGATCCGGAGACCACATTACTTCAGGAGACATGTCTGGATCTGGACAGCAGTCTGGCAGTGGAAGCGCTGAACTTCCTAGTGGAGGATCTGGATTGAGCGGCGACAACCTTTCTGGATCCGAGGGCAGTGGATTGGCATCAGTCATCAAAGTAATTTTCTCAGGTAGTGGTAGTTTTCTGTCTGGAGAAGGCTCTGCTTCAGGAGGACCTCAAGAGGCAGGAAAGGGAAGCACAGAGATCATTACGTACCTTCCTGACAGCAGCTCTGGGATGTTTAGTGGCAGTAGGGAGCAGGCAGGATCCGGTTGTAGCTCTGGTGAGAGTGGCTCTCCCTCCTCAGACATATCTGGAAGTGGAACATCTTGCGGCACGTCTGATCCTGGCTCAGCCCAAGAGCTTTCTGGGTTCAGTGGGTTCCCATTAGCATTCTCAGCCTCAGGAAGTGCCAGCGGATCATCAGGAGAGGAATCAGGCAATAGAGAGGTTCGCATCCTACTGGTAGATGGTGAACTGGTTGACGTTTCCACCTCAGTCGATAAGGAGTTTGAGCTGGGGGGAGGTCTGCTTGAGTTCAGTGGTTCTGGAGGCATTTCAGGATCAGGCATGCCAAGTGGTCTGAGTAGTTCAGGCTCTGGAGAGGGCTCTGGGTTCTTCTCGGGTGTGACCTTTGATGGATCAGGGTTAACTGACCTCACAGAGTCATCCTCTGGAGAAGGGGAGGCTTCTGGGGTTTTATTATATGGTTCTGGACAAGAGAGTAGTGGAGACCTGTCTGGATTTGGACCCTCTGGTTCCGGGTCAGGCTCAGGGATTGGCTCTGGAATCTCTGGATATGGTATCTCTGGATCTGGAATCTCTGGATCTGGAATCTCTGGATATGGTATCTCTGGATCTGGAATCTCTGGATCTGGAATCTCTGGATCTGAGTCGTCTACTAGCGAAGAAGAGGGCAGTGTAACATTCTTATATGGAAATGAGATGACAGAGCAGTCCACCACAGCCACTCAATTCCTTGAGCTCGGACTAGGGTCAGCGGAGTATAGTGGAGACGGAAGCACCGGCAGAAGCTTCTTCTCCGGTAGTGGGAATAGTAGGAGTGGGAACGTCATCTCACCCACAACCAGTGGTGGCTCATCGGGGGATACCTCTGGAAAACCCCTGGTTATACCCACTACATCTGCTGACAGGGAGCTCACAGAAAGCACAGCAGAGCCAGAAGTGGGGAACACGCTCAAGGTAGAGACTGCAGAAGATTTGTATGGGAGCATTAGACCTGACATTGCACCAGCCGCACTGGCTGTCAATGTCACCCAACCCCCGGCCACCACCCTTCAGGCACCGAGCGTCACTGAAGGAGTAAATG ATGTGTGCCATTCCAACCCCTGTGCCAACGGAGCCACCTGTGTGGAAAGTGCCGACTCTTACAAATGCTTATGCCTGCCCAGTTATGGAGGGGATCGCTGTGAGATTG ATGAACAAAAGTGCGAAGAGGGCTGGACTAAATTCCAGGGCAACTGCTACCTGCACTTCTTTGCAAGAGAGACGTGGTTGGATGCAGAGCAGCACTGCAGGGACATTGATTCTCATCTGGTCAGCATTATCACCCCCGAGGAGCAAGACTTTGTCAACT CAAACGCACAGGACTACCAGTGGATTGGGCTGAATGATAAAACAGTGGAGAACGACTTCCGCTGGACGGATGGCACCCCACTG CAATACGTGAACTGGAGGCCCAACCAGCCAGATAACTACTTCAACTCGGGGGAGGACTGTGTGGTGATGATCTGGCACGAGCAGGGCCAGTGGAACGACGTGCCCTGCAACTACCACCTGCCGTTCACCTGCAAGAAAGGCCCAG TCTTATGTGGCTCACCGCCAGAGGTGGAGAACGCCAGCAAGTATGGGGATAAGAAGGAGTACTACCCGGTCAAATCCATCGTCCGCTACCAGTGCAACGCAGGCTACAGACAGCGACATACCCCAGTGGTACATTGCAAGCCGGATGGACAGTGGGAGAAACCGCAGGTTCAATGTACTGCCG TGAAGGGAAAGCCAACACTACAGCGGAGAACCACCAGGGCCAGAGAAGAATCATCCATCAACGAGCTTCTCTAA